Genomic window (Zingiber officinale cultivar Zhangliang chromosome 2B, Zo_v1.1, whole genome shotgun sequence):
GATATGATGATTAAAATATAAAGTATTATCATATAAGGTGATGATGTTTGATTAAATGATGAAAATAATTATGGGTATGAATTTAATAGTAAGATGGAAtaagaatgaaaatgaaaattaaacTCACCTAATTATATAGGTTTAATTGATTcccataaatttagaaattacttCTAATTTATCATTCTCAAACACATAATTTAATTACTATCTTCTACTATCATTCTATTCTCTTATTCTTAAATCCATCAATTAAACATCCCcaaaattttgaggtcaaaatttaataaatataatcttttgtcataaatttagaaattacttCTAATTTATCATTCCCAAACACACAATTTAACTACTATTTtctactatcattccattctctTATTCTTAAATCCATCAATTAAACAACCCtaaaattttgaggtcaaaatttaataaatataatcttttgtCATATATTTAGATAGTCGACGTACCTAAGATTGAccgttgatatatatatatatatatatattcgagaCCGTAGATATCTTCTCCTTAGTTCGTTCATTGGATGAAAGCATATGTTATATAGAGCACCGTAGATTCAAATCGAGGATAATTGTGAATATTATTGTGATATAAATTTAATATACAGATGCTTATTTTCTTATATCAAGATAGAAAATAAACAATTATTTATTTATCAAACTATGTTTATTCATCATTTTCATAAAATGAAAAAtctcttatttttcttaaataatttattaaaaaaagtaaaagagtaagggggtgtttggtttaaggtaataggagtggggaatgggaatgagaatcattgattcccattgttaatgtttggattataggaataggaatacaaataagggaatgaatccttcaatgagccattaccctattttcatcaatcaaaatattcccttattccaaaaatacccttgacttaaaactaaaaattttctccattaatatcaaatatcaaagtatatttattttttttttctttcatatcacttatctctccttattctctctcattatattttctctctcatcatagtttctctctcatcattttatcacacactttctctctccttaatctctcctatcacactctctttcctcttttttttctcattacactttctctctcatcatactttctctctcctcaatttcttccatcgcactctcttccttcttttgttcttcatcatactttctctctcatcacactttctctctcctcaatctctcccatcatactctcttttctcttttttctcatcacactttctctctcatcatactttctctctcctcaatctctcttatcacacttcctccttttttcctcaacacactttctctctcatcatactttctctctcctcaatttctcttaTCATACGTAcgccttttttcctcaacacactttctctctcatcatactttctctctcctcaatctctcccatcatattcacttctctttttctctcaccatactttctctctcctcaatctctctcatcacctctctctccttatttttctcactatattttctctctcttcatcctctcctatcatactttctctcacatcatattttctctcatcatgctctctccaatcactctcttttttcattttctctcatcacactttctctctcttcattctttcttagcacactttctctctcataatactttctctctcataatattttctctttcatcatatttttctctcacattcatctttctctcacatctaattttttctcttattttcctttatgggtaaaaaaggaaactttgatttattccgatagaagatatacaactaaccaaacattgcttttaagagtgatatccatgctcatacccattctcattccacaatacaatgattcccattccgattcctattcctaggaaagaaccaaacgccccctaaatatcttgtataataaatattattgtttatatttaaaaatataataaaatagtactccattttaaaataactttcCATCCATATTATTAGAACACCTCtgaccaaaattattttaacataaaataaaattatttcattttaattaagATCACTAAGAATTatcatattaaaatattttttaaatttgattaattttttaatattaattagaaTTATAAAATTTCcacaatatttattaattttgaataaaataataatagtaataaaaataatagaataaaaATGTTTTTAGATAATAAATAAAATGCTCTtttattgaaaaaatattaaacacTTTTTTCACAGCTGACGATAATGAAATCAAATGATAATTGTGGAGAAGAGCAGGATACCTCCGCGAGTGAGCGTACCGCCGTTGGATCACCACAAGGATGCTCGTATAATTCCAAGATTCCGCAGCCGGCGGCCTCTGGTGGTGACGTCAGCCCTAGAGTGGTAACCGGTGAGTCTATTTCCGTGCGGTGACGACATCACGTTAGCCGGGAAGCACAATCCCTGTGCCGGTGTCTTGCGGCAGGATCTCTGCCCACGTCATCGATCCGCGTCGTGTTCCATCCGTGAACGGTCGAGATCGTCGCTTCAGCCTCTTGCAGGTGTTCTTCGAAAATTCACACTCtgtctctctcttcctcttcctcctctcaatCAACGCGATTCTTCTCCCCTCAATTTTCCGAGATTAattttgtgtttgtgtgtttTTCGGGTGGAATTTTCTTCTCGGAGAAGATGAAGGCAGTAGGTGTGGCGGCGGCGGAGGGGGAGAGGGAGATGGAAGCGGGGAAGAAGCGGCTGAAGGAGGGGGAGATCAAGTCGGTGAACGGAAAAACCGAGGTATACGACGTCGATGAAGACGGGGAGGAACCGGAGGATGTCGTGGAGCTGGATGACGACGACGATGACGACGGCAACGTTGAAGGAGAcgatgacgacgacgacgacgacgatgagGAAGATGGTGGCGACGACGAAGACGACGACGATGTGGAGGATGTCACCCCCCATGGGTTTCAGCCCCAAGCGCAGGCGGTGGATGAGGACGACgatgatgaagaggaagaagaggaaggtgcAGAAGGCGGCGGCGATGGCGACGATGACGACGACGAAAGCGACGATGACGACGGCGAGGGCGAGGAAGAAGAGGTATATTTCTCCTTACTCTCCCGTTTGCCATGGATTAACGGCTGGATCTTGGTACAGTGCTAAGGATCGCGTATCAATCCCGTCGTCTTTGTTTAACGTTTTCAGATCTGGAAACATTTCTCGGTTTTCCATTTGCAACTGCTGTTAGTTACCGCTCTtttgtgaagaaaaaaaaagattccTCTTTTGTGCTAATTTAACTGTTTTTTATGCGATTAATTCTTATTTTCTCCGATCTGTTTTGCATAGCGCCCAGCAGTAAACTtgttatattttattatgaaaattgaATAGCTAATTgcaatcctttgaaaattcatctTTTGAAATATTGACCATAGAGGAAGGAGGACAAGGACGAGAGGGGAAGAGAGATGGAATTTTGCCCTAGATTTCATGTTTTTTTCGTTGCCAACCCTGATGTTTACCTTcccgtttgattttttttttctacttttgctTCCCAAAATATTCAATAATTTAAGGAACATACTAATTtgctatttttttcataatagaaGTTCCTTTACAGTAATTCCTTTTGCTGCCTAGTAACAAAGCAAAGTTCTCCAGGGAATGATCAGATATAAACTTTTTAAAGATTATTCTGTGTTTTGTCTACTCAGTTTGAACTGTCACTGGACACTTACAGGAAGAGTTAGGGACTGAATATCTCGTGCAGCCGGTGGGTCGCCCCGAAGACGAGGAGGATGCGAGTGACTTCGTTCCAGTGGATGAAACAGACGAGGATGAGGACATTGATGCCCCAGGCGGCTTTGGCGGCAGTGGTTCTGTGAAGGATGGAACATCCTCGAAGAGGAAGAGATCCGCAAAGGATGACTCAGATGATGGGGACGAGGATGAAGACGATGATGGTGAGGAGAGGCCGCCAAAGCGATAGCCCACTGTTGACCTACCTCTCTACCATTTGACATCGATTTGAGCTCTTAGGAAACCCAGTGGCAAGCTATCTGATAGCCTGGTAAAAGATGAGATTTGATGAGCTTCCATTGTTTAAGAAGTGTGGATTTGTTAGgaactaagaacaataaactTGCTTTCCTTGTTTCTCAGTGTGttatttcagtttagtttgaCCATAACTTTTCTATTGATGCCTGTGAATTATGTTTATCATCAAGTCAGTAGATTGTTGAAAAATGCACCCTCAAAAAATACTATTCTTGTTCATACatgaacttatttgtttattagCAAGGGGATTACTTGGATGATCTACCGTGCATAAGCTCAAAACACTAGTTTATGAGTCTTGTTGAGTGAATTGGTAATGCCACTTGGGTTGAAATCAAGCCTAGATCGATATTGTTACATAGTAGATGAGGTAGAGGATGATTTCCTAAGCAATAAATCAAGTTGTTTAGCATAACTTGCCAAGATGCTTAAGTGCAAAGTGCACCAAAGTAACACATTAAGCACCATATGCATTACATTGGTTTTATTTGTTACATATGCTCGTACAATTTGAATGTGTATGGATCCACATAAGAAGGCATATGGTGTGCTTTGCACACGACTCATCATATACTAATGCGATATGATATTTTGTGCTTGTGTGTCTTATATCATGAGTTTCATTTGTTACATATGTGCTCGTGCATCCTCTATATCATGCAATTGAATGTGTACGTATCCCCATAAGAAGGCACATTATAACACTTATAGGCTACTATCGTATACAAACGATATGATATTGTGTTTGTCTTATATCATGCACAATTTGCTTATGCATGTATCTAGTATGTGACCAAGACACTTCGAGAATCATA
Coding sequences:
- the LOC122047027 gene encoding prostatic spermine-binding protein-like, with amino-acid sequence MKAVGVAAAEGEREMEAGKKRLKEGEIKSVNGKTEVYDVDEDGEEPEDVVELDDDDDDDGNVEGDDDDDDDDDEEDGGDDEDDDDVEDVTPHGFQPQAQAVDEDDDDEEEEEEGAEGGGDGDDDDDESDDDDGEGEEEEEELGTEYLVQPVGRPEDEEDASDFVPVDETDEDEDIDAPGGFGGSGSVKDGTSSKRKRSAKDDSDDGDEDEDDDGEERPPKR